The Dioscorea cayenensis subsp. rotundata cultivar TDr96_F1 chromosome 19, TDr96_F1_v2_PseudoChromosome.rev07_lg8_w22 25.fasta, whole genome shotgun sequence genome includes a window with the following:
- the LOC120250255 gene encoding translationally-controlled tumor protein homolog: MLVYQDLLTGDELLSDSFPYTEIENGMLWEVEGKWVVQGAVEVNIGANPSAEGGEEDEGVDDQAAKVVDIVDTFRLQEQPAFDKKQFVTYVKRFIKLLTPKLEAEKQEAFKKHIEGATKHLLGKLKDLQFFVGESMHDEGSMVFAYYKEGATNPTFIYFAYALKEVKC, from the exons ATGTTGGTTTATCAGGATCTCCTCACAG GAGATGAGCTTTTGTCTGATTCATTCCCATACACTGAAATTGAAAATGGGATGCTCTGGGAAGTGGAGGGCAAG TGGGTAGTGCAAGGTGCTGTTGAAGTCAACATTGGTGCAAATCCATCTGCTGAAGGTGGTGAAGAAGATGAGGGTGTTGATGATCAGGCAGCCAAGGTTGTTGATATCGTTGATACATTTAGGCTTCAG GAGCAACCTGCTTTTGATAAGAAACAGTTCGTCACTTACGTGAAGCgatttatcaaattattgacACCTAAGCTTGAAGCAGAGAAACAAGAGGCGTTCAAAAAGCACATTGAGGGAGCCACCAAGCATCTGCTTGGAAAGCTCAAAGACCTTCAATT TTTTGTGGGTGAAAGCATGCACGATGAGGGAAGCATGGTCTTTGCATACTATAAGGAGGGTGCTACCAATCCAACATTCATCTACTTCGCATATGCCTTGAAGGAAGTCAAATGCTAA